The proteins below are encoded in one region of Podarcis raffonei isolate rPodRaf1 chromosome 8, rPodRaf1.pri, whole genome shotgun sequence:
- the LOC128419219 gene encoding PE-PGRS family protein PE_PGRS26-like: MSSMLFAGGDDQEGGGGAAGLLEKFSALAPMLAGGGGDGEVGGGGDPMSMLGGGGAGGLMDMLRKGGASKLAALAPMLAGGGGDGEVGGGGVRHNPFSLQGRSCHEVRRQCEASSPSPYSVHDLLVEGNHHETMCLATPFPNHTHAPSGFN; the protein is encoded by the exons ATGTCTTCTATGCTTTTCGCAGGTGGTGATGATcaggaaggtggtggtggtgctgcg GGATTGCTTGAGAAGTTTTCG GCATTGGCCCCTATGCTAGCTGGAGGTGGAGGTGATGGCGAGGTaggtggtggaggg GATCCAATGTCCATGCTTGGAGGTGGCGGCGCTGGCGGCTTAATG gACATGCTTCGAAAGGGTGGCGCTAGTAAACTAGCG GCATTGGCCCCTATGCTAGCTGGAGGTGGAGGTGATGGCGAGGTaggtggtggaggggtaaggcACAATCCTTTTTCATTGCAGGGCAGATCTTGTCATGAAGTCAGACGTCAATGTGaagcatcatcaccatcaccttaTTCTGTACATGACTTGCTTGTTGAGGGAAACCACCATGAAACCATGTGTTTAGCCACCCCCTTCCCAAACCATactcatgctccttctgggttcAATTAA
- the LOC128419220 gene encoding PE-PGRS family protein PE_PGRS47-like, with amino-acid sequence MMMQFLVWTALLFAVSTQAWGDGDGDEDEGGMPDLMSILGGGGGGGLMKMLGGGGASKLAALAPMLAGGGGDGEVGGGGDPMSMLGGGGAGGLINMLGNGGAGKLAAMLPMLAGGGGDGEVGGGGDPMSMLGGGGAGGLMDTFEHPRPFGTCTYA; translated from the exons ATGATGATGCAGTTCCTTGTATGGACTGCTTTGCTTTTTGCAGTCTCAACACAGGCTTGG ggtGATGGAGATGGGGATGAAGATGAAGGCGGGATGCCG GATCTAATGTCCATACTTGGaggtggtggcggtggcggcTTAATG aaGATGCTTGGAGGTGGTGGTGCTAGTAAACTAGCG GCATTGGCCCCTATGCTAGCTGGAGGTGGAGGTGATGGCGAGGTaggtggtggaggg GATCCAATGTCCATGCTTGGAGGTGGCGGCGCTGGTGGCTTAATC aaCATGCTTGGAAATGGTGGTGCTGGTAAACTAGCG GCAATGCTCCCTATGCTAGCTGGAGGTGGAGGTGATGGCGAGGTaggtggtggaggg GATCCAATGTCCATGCTTGGAGGTGGCGGCGCTGGTGGCTTAATG gaCACTTTTGAGCATCCAAGGCCTTTTG GCACTTGCACCTATGCTTAG